ACACGCGATCGCCCCGTTTGATCCTGCCTTCTTTAACGGCATGATGAAAAGCCATTGGTACACAGCCTGAGCCGGTGTAGCCATATTTATCCATCACAGTGGTTGTTTTTGACATGGATACGCCCAACACGTTCATTACATCGTTGATTACCGAATGGTTAATTTGGGTAAAGATGAAATGATCAATTTCAGAAACTGATAATTTGTATTTGTCGAGTAGTTTTCTCACCACCATTGGCCAAAGTCTCACATTTCTATCGCCAGGCATGGGCTGCAGACTAAGGAGCCCTTGCTGGTTATTATCGAGAACATCCCGTGTAACGGGCATTTTAGTTCCTCCCGCATAAACACCTATAAAGTCAAATTGGGTTCCGTCAGTTAAAAGCTGACTGCCGATATAGCCCTGTTTTTCATTATCGGTTCTTGCTAAAACCACTGCACCTGCTCCATCGGCAAATAAAGAATAGCCAAAAGCATCGTCAGGTCTCAGATAGGCTGGCATATTGTAAACCCCGGTAACCACTGCGTAATTGATAGCGGGGTCAGTAGCCATTATCCTTACAGCATTATCAAGCGCAATGGTAAAGCTTGCACACGAAGCTGAAATATCGAAAGCTGAGGCCCAAGTTTCTTGTTTTTGTATTCGACCTTGTACCAGAATAGCGGTAGCCGGAGAGATGTACTCAGGGGTATCAGTACCCACAATAAAAAGCCCGATGTCATCGCCTGATAAACCAGCATCTGAGATGGCGTTTTGAGCAGCCTTTGTAGCAAAATCAGCCGTTGTTTCTGCTATTCCACGCAAATGAGCCATATGTCGGCTAAAAACACCAAGCTTTTCTTCGAGTTTATCTGATTTAAACTCAAGTCCGGTTATTTGCTTTAATTCTGCGTTTGAAATTTTTTCACCCGGGACATATAATCCAGTCCCTAATATTTTAACAGCAAGCATTTGTTTTTTTTTAAGTTAAATAAACCCGAGTTTTTCAGCCTGTGCAGTAAGGCTTTCTCTGAAATCAGGATGAGCAATAGAAATCAGCAATTTTGTGCGTTCCCTAACTGTACGTCCTGTTAGTCTTACACTCCCCCACTCTGTTACAACATAATCAGTATGACTTCTATGCAGGGTTACAGCGCTTCCTTCGGGCAATACAGGAACAATGGTAGAAATGGTACCGCCTCGTGCGGTTGAACGACAGGCAATAATGGATTTTCCCAGCCCATCAGTACCTTCAATAGCGCCCACAGCAGTATCGGTTTGTCCGCCGGTGCCCGAATATTGTTCTATGCCAATAGATTCGCTGGAAACCTGCCCTGTGAAGTCAACCATAATACACGTATTGATTGAAACCATGCGGCTGTTTTGTTTCATAGCACACGGGTCATTTACATATTTCCCCCTCAGAAACTCAACACTGGGGTTATTATCAAGCCATTTATAAAGTTTTTCACTTCCCATAGCAAATGTGCAGATAAACTTATCTTTATGAACAGCCTTTTTCTTGTTGGTAATAACACCGGCTTCATATAACTCCATCATGCTATCAACCATCATTTCAGTGTGGACGCCCAGGTCTTTTTTTGTGTTTAGCGATAAGGCCGCAGCGTTGGGTATTTCTCCAATCCCCAGCTGAATTGTGGAACCATCTTCAACTAAATCAGCAATGTGCCTGCCAATGCTTAAGGCAACATTATCGGGCTGTGGAGCGGGCAAAGTTGGAGGTGTTTGCGAGAACTCAACAAAGTAGCTAATTTCACTGACATGAATATGGGTATCACCGAGCGTGCGGGGAAGTTGATCATTGACCTCAAGTACAGTTATTTCAGCGGCCTCAATAATATCCTTTTCATAGGTAATTCCCAATGACAGTGACACGTAGCCCCGCTCATCGGGAGGTGTACAGGTGCCGAAAAACATATGAGGTTTGCGCACTTTCAGCCGATCAGTTGCTGACCGGTGAAGCATATTGGGCACATAGGTAACTGTGCCTGTTTTAGCTTTGAGCGCCTGCCGTGAACCCGGGGCATGAAACCAACTGCAAAGTTCAAAATGCCCTTTCATTTCAGGTTTCATATAAAAATCATACGGTTTCAATGTAAGCACCGAAAATACCTTTACATCAGTCACACCACGCTCCCTGGCCAGATGAAATTTTGACATACAGCCTTGTGGCTCTGATGCACACTGAGCTACAATAATATCTGTGTCACTTTTGATAAAACTTATTGCTTGTTCAATGCTGATAAGCTTTTCCTTGTATATTTTCTCGTTCGTTTTCATCAGGTTTACAGAATTTAGTTTTTAGCAGAAGCTGTAGTTTTGCTTTTCGTTAATAAATACACCAAAAGGCCTGCTATAACAGACAAAGTTATAGCGCTGGCTGCTGCTATAGCTGGATTTTGGACTTTACCGGAAAAATACCTGTCGAAGAAGCCAAAGCTCATGCTTTGGGTGTTAACCATCCAGGGGAAGACATAGTACACCATAAAATAAACCACCAATGCAGTAATTGAGCCGGTTAATGCCGTGTTTCTGGAAGTATCTTTTAAAAATATCCCAAAAGCAATCGGTACAAAGGCAATGGAGAAGAAAGAATAAACACCGTTCTGTGCAAAAATAGCAACACTCAGATTGGGATGTAAAATCTGGGATCGGGCAGCTGCAAATGATGCAACAGCCATTCCCACTATCACCAATCGATTTATCAAAATAAACTTTTGATCATTATCAATATGTTTTCCAAATAATGGTTTAATAATATCTGAAGTTATAGTGGTACTTAAACTTTGAATAAGACCTTCAATGGTCGACAGTCCGGCACTCAGTAATCCCAGTATTACAATAAGACCAATTACGATGGCTATCCAGCCTTGTGAGAAAACCTGAACAACATAAGCCGGTATAATGCCGTCAACATTCAGAGATTTGCCATTTGCAGTTAATTCAGGAAAAGTTAAACGCGCATACAGCCCTGTAACGATTACCGAATAAAACAGGACTTGAATAATAACAGCCGCAACCAGGTATCTGTTTACATCACTTTCTTTTTTGAGCAACAGTGATTTTGTAATGATGTGAGGCTGACAAACAACAGCAGCTCCCACAATCATCTGGGCTAAAATAATTTCGAAGAAATCGCGAAACAAGGGGCTGCTTTCATTGGTTGAACTGACAAGCACCGGATTGATAGCAGCAAGTTTATCGAAGAATGAAAACAGTCCGTCTTTCAGATAGGGATAGCCTGATGATATAAGCACAACCGCAACAATTACCATGACCATTGCCTGGATAGTATTGGTGTAAACCATGGAATTGGCACCTCCAAACATCATATATCCAAATACAAAGATGACAACTCCCAGTAAAACGTATATCTCATTAACGTTTAGTGATTTGCTTAATACTTTAGTAATTGCGACAAGAATCAGAACAATAAAAGTAAGTAGCAAAACAGAGAGAAAGCCAATAAACAGGGCGTATCCCTTACTGTTGTATCTGGAGCCAATCCAGTTAGCCAGGGTAAGTGCCTTAACCGTACTGCCATATCTGCGAAAGCTTTTGGTAAGCAATACCAGTGATACCAGTGATGCCAAAGGAAAAAACACCCCAAATGATAATACTCCGCTGATACCATATGCGGCAATTAACCCGGGATTAATAACAAATGTAGCAGCACTTGTCATAGCTGCAGCAAGTGAAAGCCCTACAAACCAGGGCGAAAAATTAAAATTTCCAACAGCGTAGTCACTGATATTTTTGGTGCGCAGCGCTCCACGAATTACAAAAAACAGGATAGCTATCGCATAAAGTGCGATTAAAATCCATCCTCCGGTTACTTGTTGTGCTGATGCCATAGGGTTGGTTTAGGATGCTAAATTTCACGAAAATTAAATTAGCTTTTCCATAATTGATGAACTAAATTGTAATTCCTCCATCAACGCTGATAGTTGCGCCATTGATATATGCCGCTTCATCGCTTGCTAAAAACAAATAAGCAGATGCAATTTCTTCGGGAGCGCCAAGTCTGCCAAGAGGAACTTTCTCTTCCATGGATTTCAGCACGTTTTCAGGCATTTTCTTCACCATTTCAGTTGCAATAAACCCGGGTGCCACCGCATTTACTGTTATGCCTTTACGACCGAGTTCGCGAGCCAGAGTTTTGGTAATACCAATTACACCTGCTTTGGTTGCCACATAATTCGTTTGTCCGAAATTTCCATAAAGGGCAACTACCGAGGATGTATTTACAATTCGCCCAAACCCATTTTCAACCATGTGGGCACTGATGCATTTGGCACAATTAAAAACGCCGGTCAGATTAACATCTATTACCTGTTGCCATAATTCGGGAGTCATCTTTTTGATTGAAGCATCACGGGTGATACCGGCGTTGTTGATAAGAATATCAATTCTGCCAAATTGAGCAATGGCTTGCTGTGTTGCAGCATCAACCTCAGCAAACGAGGCCGTATTCACTTTGGCAAAGAATGCTTCTCCACCGTTTGCTTTTATTTCGTTTACTGTTTGCGTTCCTTTTTCTTCGTTCATATCCCAGATAATTACCCTGGCACCTTCATCCGTAAATTTAAGTGCGGCGGCACGTCCAAGTCCATCGGCTCCTCCGGTAATAACTGCAATTTTATTTTCAAGTCTTTTCATAATATGTGTTTATTTAATGTTTTCAATAATTAAAGCTGTTCCTTGTCCGCCTCCAATACAAAGTGTGGCCAAGCCCCTGTTTGCATTACGGCGTTTCATTTCATAAATCAGGGTGGTCAGGATTCTGGCACCTGATGCGCCGATGGGATGCCCTAATGCAATGGCTCCACCGTTCACATTTACTTTGAGCGGGTTTATTTTCAGGTCGCGCACAACAGCCAATGATTGCGCTGCAAAGGCTTCATTGGCTTCCACCAAATCAATGTCATCAATAGTCAGATTGGCTTTTTTCAATGCTGCCAGTGTTGCTGGCACCGGCCCATAGCCCATAATTGCAGGGTCGAGAGTTGCATTACCGTATGATAATATTCTGGCCAGCGGCTTAAGTCCAAGTTGAGCTGCTTTTTCGGCTGACATAATAATCAGCATGGCAGCCCCGTCGTTAATTCCTGAAGCATTGCCGGCTGTTACAGTCCCGTCTTTTTTAAAAGCAGGTCGTAATGCTGATAGTTTTTCAATTTTGAGACCGTGTTTAGGAAATTCATCCGTATCAAAAATAACCGGGTCGCCTTTACGCTGAGGAATACTAACAGGAACAATTTCTTCAGCAAACCGCCCGGCTTTCTGGGCTTCTTCAGTTCTGTGCTGACTTTCCAATGCGAAAGCATCCTGCTCCTCACGGCTAATATTCCAGCGTTCGGCTATATTTTCAGCAGTAATACCCATATGGTAGTTGTTAAAGGAATCGGTAAGACCGTCAAGAATCATGCTGTCCATAATCTGTCCGTGGCCCATCCGGTATCCAGTGCGTCCCTGCATCATAAGGTAAGGG
This Lentimicrobiaceae bacterium DNA region includes the following protein-coding sequences:
- a CDS encoding acetyl-CoA hydrolase/transferase family protein, which codes for MKTNEKIYKEKLISIEQAISFIKSDTDIIVAQCASEPQGCMSKFHLARERGVTDVKVFSVLTLKPYDFYMKPEMKGHFELCSWFHAPGSRQALKAKTGTVTYVPNMLHRSATDRLKVRKPHMFFGTCTPPDERGYVSLSLGITYEKDIIEAAEITVLEVNDQLPRTLGDTHIHVSEISYFVEFSQTPPTLPAPQPDNVALSIGRHIADLVEDGSTIQLGIGEIPNAAALSLNTKKDLGVHTEMMVDSMMELYEAGVITNKKKAVHKDKFICTFAMGSEKLYKWLDNNPSVEFLRGKYVNDPCAMKQNSRMVSINTCIMVDFTGQVSSESIGIEQYSGTGGQTDTAVGAIEGTDGLGKSIIACRSTARGGTISTIVPVLPEGSAVTLHRSHTDYVVTEWGSVRLTGRTVRERTKLLISIAHPDFRESLTAQAEKLGFI
- a CDS encoding acetyl-CoA C-acetyltransferase, with the translated sequence MKEVVIVSAVRTAIGNFGGALAGVSATELGITAAKEAIRRAGINPDEISETIIGNILSAGLGQNVSRQIAIKAGIPDTKPAMTINKLCGSGLRAVSMAAQFIMLGDADVVLAGGTESMSNAPYLMMQGRTGYRMGHGQIMDSMILDGLTDSFNNYHMGITAENIAERWNISREEQDAFALESQHRTEEAQKAGRFAEEIVPVSIPQRKGDPVIFDTDEFPKHGLKIEKLSALRPAFKKDGTVTAGNASGINDGAAMLIIMSAEKAAQLGLKPLARILSYGNATLDPAIMGYGPVPATLAALKKANLTIDDIDLVEANEAFAAQSLAVVRDLKINPLKVNVNGGAIALGHPIGASGARILTTLIYEMKRRNANRGLATLCIGGGQGTALIIENIK
- a CDS encoding sodium:solute symporter — protein: MASAQQVTGGWILIALYAIAILFFVIRGALRTKNISDYAVGNFNFSPWFVGLSLAAAMTSAATFVINPGLIAAYGISGVLSFGVFFPLASLVSLVLLTKSFRRYGSTVKALTLANWIGSRYNSKGYALFIGFLSVLLLTFIVLILVAITKVLSKSLNVNEIYVLLGVVIFVFGYMMFGGANSMVYTNTIQAMVMVIVAVVLISSGYPYLKDGLFSFFDKLAAINPVLVSSTNESSPLFRDFFEIILAQMIVGAAVVCQPHIITKSLLLKKESDVNRYLVAAVIIQVLFYSVIVTGLYARLTFPELTANGKSLNVDGIIPAYVVQVFSQGWIAIVIGLIVILGLLSAGLSTIEGLIQSLSTTITSDIIKPLFGKHIDNDQKFILINRLVIVGMAVASFAAARSQILHPNLSVAIFAQNGVYSFFSIAFVPIAFGIFLKDTSRNTALTGSITALVVYFMVYYVFPWMVNTQSMSFGFFDRYFSGKVQNPAIAAASAITLSVIAGLLVYLLTKSKTTASAKN
- the fabG gene encoding 3-oxoacyl-ACP reductase FabG, with amino-acid sequence MKRLENKIAVITGGADGLGRAAALKFTDEGARVIIWDMNEEKGTQTVNEIKANGGEAFFAKVNTASFAEVDAATQQAIAQFGRIDILINNAGITRDASIKKMTPELWQQVIDVNLTGVFNCAKCISAHMVENGFGRIVNTSSVVALYGNFGQTNYVATKAGVIGITKTLARELGRKGITVNAVAPGFIATEMVKKMPENVLKSMEEKVPLGRLGAPEEIASAYLFLASDEAAYINGATISVDGGITI
- a CDS encoding ketoacyl-ACP synthase III, which codes for MLAVKILGTGLYVPGEKISNAELKQITGLEFKSDKLEEKLGVFSRHMAHLRGIAETTADFATKAAQNAISDAGLSGDDIGLFIVGTDTPEYISPATAILVQGRIQKQETWASAFDISASCASFTIALDNAVRIMATDPAINYAVVTGVYNMPAYLRPDDAFGYSLFADGAGAVVLARTDNEKQGYIGSQLLTDGTQFDFIGVYAGGTKMPVTRDVLDNNQQGLLSLQPMPGDRNVRLWPMVVRKLLDKYKLSVSEIDHFIFTQINHSVINDVMNVLGVSMSKTTTVMDKYGYTGSGCVPMAFHHAVKEGRIKRGDRVLFMASGAGLAVGSNLFIY